One genomic segment of Nonomuraea coxensis DSM 45129 includes these proteins:
- a CDS encoding ABC transporter ATP-binding protein: MLRLDHVTKVFRIGAFGGRTVTAVSDVSFDVAPGEVVSLIGESGSGKSTLGRMILGLTRATSGTITFDGRPARAGKDYYRDVQGIFQDPFSSFNPVFKADRVFAMIKDSYHPGVPEGEWAERVRAALRDVRLNPDQVLGKFPHQLSGGQLQRLLIARALLLEIRLLVADEITSMLDASTRIDVLNLLAELKTRGLGVLYITHDLSLGNYLAERTVVLREGAVVEMGPTGEVFGDPLHTYTRELLSAVPRLHEDWADAKAVDTCLHHERGGSGGLLEAAPGHFVACARSKTC; this comes from the coding sequence ATGCTGAGACTCGACCACGTCACCAAGGTGTTCAGGATCGGCGCCTTCGGCGGCCGTACCGTTACGGCCGTCAGCGACGTCAGCTTCGACGTCGCGCCCGGCGAGGTCGTCTCCCTCATCGGGGAGAGCGGCAGCGGCAAGAGCACGCTCGGCCGCATGATCCTCGGGCTCACCCGGGCCACCAGCGGCACGATCACCTTCGACGGGCGGCCGGCGCGGGCGGGCAAGGACTACTACCGCGACGTCCAGGGGATCTTCCAGGACCCGTTCAGCTCGTTCAACCCGGTGTTCAAGGCCGACCGGGTGTTCGCGATGATCAAGGACTCGTACCACCCCGGCGTGCCCGAGGGGGAGTGGGCCGAGCGGGTCAGGGCGGCGCTGCGCGACGTGCGGCTCAACCCCGACCAGGTGCTCGGCAAGTTCCCCCACCAGCTCAGCGGCGGCCAGCTCCAGCGCCTGCTCATCGCCCGCGCGCTGCTGCTGGAGATCCGCCTGCTGGTGGCCGACGAGATCACCAGCATGCTGGACGCCTCCACCCGCATCGACGTGCTCAACCTGCTGGCCGAGCTGAAGACGCGCGGTCTCGGCGTGCTCTACATCACGCACGACCTGTCGCTCGGCAACTACCTGGCCGAGCGCACGGTCGTGCTGCGCGAGGGCGCGGTGGTGGAGATGGGCCCGACGGGCGAGGTCTTCGGCGATCCGCTCCATACCTACACGCGCGAGCTGCTGTCGGCGGTGCCGCGCCTGCACGAGGATTGGGCCGACGCCAAGGCCGTGGACACCTGCCTCCACCACGAGCGCGGGGGCTCCGGCGGCCTGCTGGAGGCCGCCCCGGGCCACTTCGTCGCGTGCGCCCGGTCGAAGACCTGCTAA
- a CDS encoding ABC transporter permease: MTTIQEAVPREPVAVRREALYFAVRNGKLMTGLTIVLALLLLGLIGPLFVAAAPNEYSVQAMSPPTGEHWLGTTTFGQDIFAQFVHGLRATFAVGVIGGGIAAVIGMVVGFVAGYLGGLVDEVLNMLTNIILVIPSLAVLLIVNAYLGIRSVAVQGLFIGLTQWPWAARAIRAQTFSLRTREFVDLARMSGSGTGRIIAREIAPNMSSYLFMTFILLFGGSVLIASSLDFIGLGPTEGVSLGLMLQNANQWSALQLGMWWWFVPPGAAITAIVGALYVANVGLDEVFNPKLRET; this comes from the coding sequence ATGACGACGATCCAGGAAGCCGTGCCGCGCGAGCCGGTCGCGGTGCGGCGCGAGGCGCTCTACTTCGCGGTGCGCAACGGCAAGCTCATGACCGGCCTGACGATCGTCCTGGCGCTGCTCCTGCTGGGCCTGATCGGCCCGCTGTTCGTGGCCGCCGCGCCCAACGAGTACAGCGTCCAGGCGATGAGCCCGCCCACCGGCGAGCACTGGCTCGGCACCACGACCTTCGGCCAGGACATCTTCGCCCAGTTCGTGCACGGCCTGCGCGCCACCTTCGCCGTCGGCGTGATCGGCGGCGGCATCGCGGCCGTCATCGGGATGGTCGTCGGCTTCGTGGCCGGCTACCTCGGCGGCCTGGTGGACGAGGTGCTGAACATGCTGACGAACATCATCCTGGTCATCCCGAGCCTGGCCGTCCTGCTGATCGTCAACGCCTATCTGGGCATCCGCAGTGTGGCCGTGCAGGGCCTGTTCATCGGGCTGACGCAGTGGCCGTGGGCGGCGCGGGCGATCCGGGCGCAGACGTTCTCGCTGCGCACCCGCGAGTTCGTGGACCTGGCCAGGATGAGCGGGTCGGGCACCGGCCGGATCATCGCCAGGGAGATCGCCCCCAACATGAGCTCCTACCTGTTCATGACGTTCATCCTGCTGTTCGGCGGCTCGGTGCTCATCGCGTCGTCGCTGGACTTCATCGGGCTCGGCCCCACCGAGGGCGTCTCGCTGGGCCTGATGCTGCAGAACGCCAACCAGTGGAGCGCGCTGCAACTCGGCATGTGGTGGTGGTTCGTCCCGCCGGGCGCCGCCATCACCGCCATCGTCGGCGCCCTGTACGTGGCCAACGTCGGCCTCGACGAGGTCTTCAACCCGAAGCTGAGGGAGACATGA
- a CDS encoding ABC transporter ATP-binding protein, which translates to MSLQVSELRVHYRTLRGDVRALDGMSFELGDGEILGLVGESGCGKSTLGKALIRMDGRMRHVGGRVVLDGRELPIADDRAMTAFRFKEVSLIPQYAMSALNPTRKIRRMVGELLRSRGAALDAAELERRMDQVGLPREVLDRYPIELSGGMKQRMVMVISTLLDPSLLIADEVTSALDVSTQKAVARALLGFRDSGYVKSMIFVTHDIALTRHIADTIMVMYAGRLAEKAPADALVKAPRHPYTRLLVDSLPQVGVRYAERRLEGIAGSPPSLLDPPAGCRFRARCPLAGDECAEEPPVAEVAPGHHVACWKA; encoded by the coding sequence ATGAGCCTTCAGGTCAGCGAGCTGAGGGTCCACTACCGGACGCTCAGGGGCGACGTGCGCGCGCTCGACGGCATGTCCTTCGAGCTCGGCGACGGCGAGATCCTCGGCCTCGTCGGCGAGTCCGGCTGCGGCAAGAGCACCCTCGGCAAGGCCCTCATCCGCATGGACGGCCGCATGCGGCACGTCGGCGGCCGGGTCGTCCTCGACGGGCGCGAGCTGCCGATCGCCGACGACCGGGCGATGACCGCCTTCCGCTTCAAGGAGGTCTCCCTCATCCCCCAGTACGCGATGAGCGCGCTCAACCCCACCCGCAAGATCCGCAGGATGGTCGGCGAGTTGCTGCGCTCGCGCGGCGCCGCGCTCGACGCCGCCGAGCTGGAGCGCCGCATGGACCAGGTCGGGCTGCCGCGCGAGGTGCTCGACCGCTACCCGATCGAGCTGTCCGGCGGCATGAAGCAGCGCATGGTCATGGTCATCTCCACGCTGCTGGACCCGTCCCTGCTCATCGCCGACGAGGTCACCTCCGCGCTCGACGTCTCCACCCAGAAGGCCGTCGCCCGCGCCCTGCTCGGCTTCCGCGACAGCGGCTACGTCAAGAGCATGATCTTCGTCACGCACGACATCGCGCTCACCCGCCACATCGCCGACACGATCATGGTCATGTACGCGGGCCGCCTCGCCGAGAAGGCCCCCGCCGACGCGCTCGTCAAGGCGCCCCGGCACCCGTACACCAGGCTCCTCGTCGACTCGCTGCCGCAGGTCGGCGTCCGCTACGCCGAGCGGCGGCTGGAGGGCATCGCCGGCAGCCCGCCGTCGCTGCTCGACCCGCCCGCCGGCTGCCGCTTCCGCGCCCGCTGCCCGCTGGCCGGGGACGAGTGCGCCGAGGAGCCGCCCGTGGCCGAGGTCGCGCCCGGCCACCACGTAGCCTGCTGGAAGGCATGA
- a CDS encoding DUF1707 SHOCT-like domain-containing protein, which translates to MDPNDLRVGDAEREQTMAALREHFAEGRLTREELDERLDHALAAKTVRDLAQVTADLPGSQPGPRRAPEHRVANPWVPPPLPGMGDWHEAMRAHRHQMHQVHHEMRRARKEMRHQWKHGPARHHRHRGPHPFVGLLFLFVIIGFVVGGFGVLKVLFGVWLVAMVFSLVRRRVHHRG; encoded by the coding sequence ATGGACCCGAACGACCTTCGCGTCGGCGACGCCGAGCGCGAGCAGACGATGGCCGCCCTGCGCGAGCACTTCGCCGAGGGCCGCCTGACCCGCGAGGAGCTCGACGAGCGGCTGGACCACGCGCTGGCCGCCAAGACCGTCCGTGACCTCGCCCAGGTCACGGCCGACCTCCCCGGGTCCCAGCCGGGGCCCCGCCGGGCGCCCGAGCACCGGGTGGCCAACCCCTGGGTGCCTCCGCCGCTTCCCGGCATGGGCGACTGGCACGAGGCGATGCGCGCCCACCGCCACCAGATGCACCAGGTGCACCACGAGATGCGGCGGGCCCGCAAGGAGATGCGCCACCAGTGGAAGCACGGCCCGGCGCGCCACCACCGGCACCGCGGACCGCACCCGTTCGTCGGGCTGCTCTTCCTGTTCGTGATCATCGGTTTCGTAGTGGGCGGCTTCGGCGTCCTCAAGGTGCTGTTCGGCGTGTGGCTGGTGGCCATGGTCTTCAGCCTGGTCCGCCGGCGCGTGCACCACCGCGGCTGA
- a CDS encoding DUF6879 family protein produces the protein MSEHAASNTVDDPAHDPAGDPFAAVAHADALVLDAEGYHAAFDRDHAVTAEPMWKLERAQTFYEPDVASWRAMMDGDWAGSLALVGEMEGPLRRYFRGRVPVRRARVAEFPVTPYLQWEMHVLAVRARAGSPCRVLPAARVAHLDPLPELVVFGPALMYEVLYDEYGGHRGGRRITDPRVVGPCLAAVRALYAAGEDVLAFHEREIAPLPPPVVTDAMRAAVPAYGHRTEEFRV, from the coding sequence ATGTCCGAGCACGCCGCGTCGAACACGGTCGACGACCCGGCCCATGATCCGGCGGGCGACCCGTTCGCCGCCGTGGCGCACGCCGACGCCCTCGTCCTCGACGCGGAGGGTTACCACGCCGCCTTCGACCGCGACCACGCCGTGACCGCCGAGCCGATGTGGAAGCTGGAGCGCGCGCAGACCTTCTACGAGCCGGACGTGGCGAGCTGGCGGGCCATGATGGACGGCGACTGGGCCGGCTCCCTCGCGCTGGTCGGCGAGATGGAGGGCCCGCTGCGCCGCTACTTCCGTGGCCGGGTGCCGGTCCGGCGGGCGCGGGTGGCGGAGTTCCCCGTCACCCCTTACCTGCAGTGGGAGATGCACGTGCTGGCCGTGCGGGCGCGCGCGGGATCGCCGTGCAGGGTGCTGCCCGCCGCGCGGGTCGCGCACCTCGACCCGCTGCCCGAGCTGGTCGTCTTCGGCCCGGCCCTCATGTACGAGGTCCTCTACGACGAGTACGGCGGCCACCGCGGCGGCCGGCGGATCACCGACCCCCGCGTCGTCGGCCCCTGCCTGGCGGCGGTGCGCGCCCTCTACGCCGCCGGCGAGGACGTGCTCGCCTTCCACGAGCGCGAGATCGCGCCGCTGCCGCCGCCCGTCGTCACCGACGCGATGCGGGCCGCGGTGCCCGCCTACGGGCACCGCACCGAGGAGTTCAGGGTCTGA
- a CDS encoding glycoside hydrolase family 2 protein, translating to MNHRPLHDGWTLSSREAADLITGVPATVPGCVHTDLLAAGLIDDPYLDDNERRLAWIGRRDWTYRTTFAWSPDEHERTDLVCRGLDTVAEVTLNGVRVGGTANQHRSYRFPVRHLLRHGANELTVTFRSAYAYAGELRAALGERPGAYDEPYPFIRKMACNFGWDWGPTLVTAGIWRPIGLESWSGARLAEVRPLARADGTVRVHVRVERTAEGPLTLSAEVAGVSAERRIDGRSAALALKVPGPDLWWPRGHGDQPLYDLTVRLGEDEWHGRIGFRSVELEREAFRFKINGSPVYVRGVNWIPDDCFPSRVTRERLAERFGQALDAGVNLLRVWGGGLYESDDFYDLADELGLMVWQDFPFACSAYPEEEPFRSEVAAEARENVTRLAPHPSLVMWCGNNENLEGHADWGWRDRLQGRSWGAGFYHDLLPGIVAELDPTRPYWPGSPYSGAPGLPPNDPARGTVHIWDVWNREDYTRYAAYRPRFVAEFGFQGPPAYATLRRASSDEPLTPRSSHQKAVDGQEKLLRGLGAHLPRPDTFDDWHYLTQLNQARAVAFGVERFRALMPHTMGTVVWQLNDCWPVTSWAAVDGDGRRKPLWHALRRAYADRMITVLDGELAVVNDAPQAWSGELELVRRRLTGEPLAKEVVAVHVAPRAVTRVALPPSVAAADDPARELLSARLDAVRLVRFYAEDPAVAFPPAAWDADAEPAPGGYRVTVTARTVLRELAIFPDRLDPDAGVDDQLVTLLPGESAVFHVTTAKELDAAALTGFPVLRCVNEPGGALFRP from the coding sequence TTGAACCACCGTCCGCTGCACGACGGCTGGACCCTGTCGTCGCGGGAGGCCGCGGATCTCATCACCGGGGTCCCGGCCACCGTTCCCGGCTGCGTGCACACCGACCTGCTCGCCGCCGGGCTCATCGACGACCCCTATCTCGACGACAACGAGCGCCGGCTGGCCTGGATCGGCCGCAGGGACTGGACCTACCGCACCACGTTCGCCTGGTCGCCGGACGAGCACGAGCGTACGGACCTCGTCTGCCGGGGGCTCGACACAGTCGCCGAGGTCACGCTCAACGGGGTCCGCGTCGGCGGCACCGCCAACCAGCACCGCTCCTACCGCTTCCCCGTCCGCCACCTGCTGCGGCACGGGGCCAACGAGCTGACGGTCACCTTCCGCTCCGCCTACGCCTACGCCGGGGAACTGCGGGCGGCGCTCGGGGAGCGGCCCGGCGCCTACGACGAGCCCTACCCGTTCATCAGGAAGATGGCCTGCAACTTCGGCTGGGACTGGGGTCCCACGCTGGTGACCGCCGGCATCTGGCGGCCGATCGGGCTGGAGAGCTGGAGCGGCGCCCGGCTGGCCGAGGTGCGTCCCCTGGCCCGCGCCGACGGGACGGTGCGGGTGCACGTCCGGGTCGAGCGGACCGCGGAAGGGCCGCTCACGCTGTCGGCCGAGGTCGCCGGCGTCTCCGCCGAACGCCGCATCGACGGCCGCTCGGCCGCGCTCGCGCTCAAGGTGCCCGGCCCCGACCTGTGGTGGCCGCGCGGCCACGGCGACCAGCCGCTCTACGACCTGACGGTACGGCTCGGCGAGGACGAGTGGCACGGCAGGATCGGCTTCCGCTCGGTCGAGCTGGAACGGGAGGCGTTCCGGTTCAAGATCAACGGCAGCCCCGTCTACGTCAGGGGCGTCAACTGGATCCCCGACGACTGCTTCCCGTCCCGCGTGACGAGGGAGCGGCTGGCCGAACGGTTCGGGCAGGCCCTCGACGCCGGCGTCAACCTGCTGCGGGTCTGGGGCGGCGGCCTGTACGAGAGCGACGACTTCTACGACCTCGCCGACGAGCTCGGCCTGATGGTCTGGCAGGACTTCCCGTTCGCCTGCTCCGCCTACCCCGAGGAGGAGCCGTTCCGCTCGGAGGTCGCCGCCGAGGCCCGCGAGAACGTCACCCGCCTGGCCCCGCACCCCAGCCTGGTGATGTGGTGCGGCAACAACGAGAACCTGGAGGGCCACGCCGACTGGGGCTGGCGCGACCGGCTCCAGGGGCGGAGCTGGGGCGCGGGCTTCTACCACGACCTGCTGCCCGGCATCGTGGCCGAGCTGGACCCGACGCGGCCGTACTGGCCGGGCAGCCCCTACTCCGGCGCGCCGGGCCTGCCGCCGAACGACCCCGCCCGCGGCACCGTGCACATCTGGGACGTCTGGAACCGCGAGGACTACACCCGCTACGCCGCCTACCGGCCGCGCTTCGTGGCCGAGTTCGGCTTCCAGGGGCCGCCCGCGTACGCGACCCTGCGCCGGGCCTCCTCCGACGAGCCGCTGACGCCCCGCTCCTCGCACCAGAAGGCGGTGGACGGCCAGGAGAAGCTGCTGCGCGGGCTGGGCGCGCACCTGCCGCGGCCGGACACGTTCGACGACTGGCACTACCTGACGCAGCTCAACCAGGCGCGGGCCGTGGCGTTCGGCGTGGAGCGCTTCCGCGCGCTCATGCCGCACACCATGGGCACGGTCGTGTGGCAGCTCAACGACTGCTGGCCGGTGACGTCCTGGGCGGCGGTGGACGGCGACGGGCGGCGCAAGCCGCTCTGGCACGCGCTGCGCCGCGCCTACGCCGACCGGATGATCACCGTGCTGGACGGCGAGCTGGCCGTGGTCAACGACGCCCCGCAGGCGTGGTCGGGCGAGCTGGAGCTGGTCCGGCGCCGGCTGACCGGCGAGCCGCTGGCCAAGGAGGTCGTCGCCGTGCACGTGGCCCCGCGCGCGGTGACCAGGGTGGCGCTGCCGCCGTCGGTGGCCGCCGCCGACGACCCGGCGCGCGAGCTGCTGTCGGCCAGGCTCGACGCGGTCCGCCTGGTGCGCTTCTACGCCGAGGACCCGGCCGTGGCGTTCCCGCCCGCGGCCTGGGACGCCGACGCCGAGCCCGCGCCGGGCGGCTACCGGGTGACCGTCACCGCGCGGACCGTGCTGCGCGAGCTGGCGATCTTCCCCGACCGGCTGGACCCGGACGCGGGCGTGGACGACCAGCTCGTCACGCTGCTGCCCGGCGAGAGCGCGGTCTTCCACGTCACGACGGCGAAGGAGCTGGACGCCGCCGCGCTGACCGGCTTCCCGGTGCTGCGCTGCGTCAACGAGCCGGGCGGCGCGCTGTTCAGACCCTGA
- a CDS encoding ABC transporter permease, translating to MRRYFGRKLLIYGLTFFVAVTVNWMIPRFMPGDPVASMVARANVTKPEAVEAMRAYYNNLFGLDQPLLTQYANFWGALLRGDFGTSIWLFPTPVSQVIGGAVPYTLALVVPSVLLSWVVGNRFGAYAARRKLLDNTVLPVGYVLTAMPYMWLAVLLAWSLGVIAGLFPVAGGYSFSMRPNLSWTFVLDLLHHWTLPFLSLFLVALGGWAIGMRNMIIYELESDYSAYLSALGAPSKLIRRYAFRNAVLPQITGLALQLGVLVAGALVTEIVFAYPGLGSLILKAIQNKDFFLLQGAFLFIVLGVLIANFIIDIVYVVVDPRTRAGMAGAQA from the coding sequence GTGCGTCGATACTTCGGCAGGAAACTGCTCATCTACGGGCTGACGTTCTTCGTCGCCGTCACGGTCAACTGGATGATCCCGCGCTTCATGCCCGGCGACCCGGTCGCCAGCATGGTCGCGCGGGCCAACGTCACCAAGCCCGAGGCCGTCGAGGCGATGCGGGCCTACTACAACAACCTCTTCGGCCTGGACCAGCCGCTGCTCACGCAGTACGCCAACTTCTGGGGCGCGCTGCTGCGCGGCGACTTCGGCACCAGCATCTGGCTGTTCCCGACCCCGGTGAGCCAGGTGATCGGCGGCGCGGTGCCGTACACGCTGGCGCTGGTCGTCCCGTCGGTGCTGCTGAGCTGGGTCGTCGGCAACCGGTTCGGCGCGTACGCGGCCCGCCGCAAGCTCCTCGACAACACGGTCCTGCCGGTCGGCTACGTGCTGACGGCCATGCCGTACATGTGGCTCGCGGTGCTGCTGGCCTGGTCGCTCGGCGTGATCGCCGGGCTCTTCCCGGTGGCCGGCGGCTACAGCTTCTCCATGCGGCCCAACCTGTCGTGGACGTTCGTCCTCGACCTGCTGCACCACTGGACGCTGCCGTTCCTGTCGCTGTTCCTGGTGGCGCTGGGCGGCTGGGCGATCGGCATGCGGAACATGATCATCTATGAGCTGGAGTCGGACTACTCGGCGTACCTGTCGGCGCTCGGCGCGCCCTCCAAGCTCATCCGCAGGTACGCCTTCCGCAACGCCGTCCTGCCCCAGATCACCGGCCTGGCCCTGCAGCTCGGCGTCCTGGTGGCCGGCGCGCTGGTCACCGAGATCGTCTTCGCCTACCCGGGCCTCGGCAGCCTCATACTCAAGGCCATCCAGAACAAGGACTTCTTCCTCCTCCAGGGCGCGTTCCTGTTCATCGTGCTCGGCGTGCTGATCGCCAACTTCATCATCGACATCGTCTACGTCGTGGTCGACCCCCGGACCAGGGCGGGAATGGCGGGTGCGCAGGCATGA